In one window of Crocosphaera subtropica ATCC 51142 DNA:
- a CDS encoding metal ABC transporter solute-binding protein, Zn/Mn family: MSFTAESLYVLHRLRPKASLQRFVITAVTGLMAIACGTEPTPPTSSDSTPETSSGPKIVTTFLPVHLFTKAVVGDTGQVDILISPGAEVHDYQATPDDAKLLAQADVLVENGLGMEAFLSDLVANAGNSELQQIDASEGIEAMEGEHGHDEHKHDEHGHDEHKHDEHGHGHHHPEGNPHVWLDPVLAQQQVANIRDRLIEIDPSNADSYRSNAQAYIEQLQQLDNEFKEKLAPVQGCNFITFHDAFPYLAQRYGLEQEAIVEIPEESMTPQDIQRIKQITEEHSVKALLTEPGIEDKRIEQISSDLNLSLEAINPLEAGETDPQYYFQVMRSNLEALSRACQNN, translated from the coding sequence ATGAGTTTTACTGCTGAATCTCTCTATGTACTCCATCGTCTTCGTCCCAAGGCATCTTTACAACGCTTTGTAATTACTGCTGTCACTGGTTTGATGGCGATCGCTTGTGGAACAGAACCCACACCTCCAACCAGTTCTGATTCCACACCCGAAACAAGTTCAGGTCCCAAGATTGTTACTACTTTCTTACCGGTTCATTTGTTTACTAAAGCTGTAGTTGGAGATACCGGACAAGTCGATATTTTGATTTCCCCTGGTGCAGAAGTTCACGACTATCAAGCTACCCCAGACGATGCCAAATTGTTGGCACAAGCAGATGTTTTAGTAGAAAATGGTTTGGGGATGGAAGCGTTTCTATCAGATTTAGTTGCCAATGCAGGTAATTCTGAACTTCAACAAATTGATGCTAGTGAAGGAATAGAAGCAATGGAAGGGGAACATGGACATGATGAACACAAACATGATGAACATGGACATGACGAACACAAACATGATGAACATGGACACGGACATCACCATCCAGAAGGAAATCCTCACGTCTGGTTAGATCCTGTTTTAGCGCAACAACAGGTCGCTAATATTAGAGATAGGTTAATTGAAATTGACCCCAGTAATGCAGATAGTTATCGTAGCAATGCTCAAGCTTATATTGAACAACTACAACAGCTAGATAATGAATTTAAAGAAAAATTAGCCCCCGTTCAAGGTTGTAACTTTATTACTTTTCACGATGCTTTTCCCTATCTAGCGCAACGCTACGGACTCGAACAAGAAGCAATAGTAGAAATTCCTGAAGAGAGCATGACTCCCCAAGATATCCAACGAATAAAACAAATAACTGAGGAACATTCTGTTAAAGCTTTATTAACTGAACCAGGAATTGAAGACAAGCGCATTGAGCAAATATCCAGTGACTTAAATCTATCTCTTGAAGCGATTAACCCTCTTGAGGCAGGGGAAACCGATCCACAATATTATTTTCAAGTAATGCGGAGTAATTTGGAGGCGTTGTCAAGAGCCTGTCAAAATAATTAA
- a CDS encoding FAD-dependent oxidoreductase has product MALPNYIDLAIVGAGVQALTLTTHLLQKRAKYYHKFLVFDPSQTWLSQWQQQFAAQQIPCLRSPAVHHPDPNPHQLRTFAEHRHHELFPPYDRPGTKLFHDFCDEVIRRWKLEDKVYRGKVVDILPIKRALHPRFQLVLDTEETIMTRRVVLATGSGKMQFPDWVEKIPLNYPSETLCHSQQVNLNQLKLTGERILIVGGGLSSGHLAKGAINLGATVTLMTRKQLQEKIFDAAPGWLGPKYLKDFHAETDWYVRYQQIQQARNGGSMTPEMMLQLRKASHEGKIQIEECCQVREAHWQNNLWQVGCHDGNKHQFDRIWLATGTTFNTKEHPLLQNVLETYPTEIVNGLPVLDEHLRLPKSNFFIMGGLAALQIGPVARNIHGGKMACRRIVPAIIKPSLAIG; this is encoded by the coding sequence GTGGCACTACCTAATTATATAGACCTAGCAATTGTTGGGGCAGGAGTTCAGGCTCTAACGTTAACCACCCATCTCTTACAAAAACGTGCAAAGTATTATCATAAATTTTTAGTTTTCGATCCCAGTCAAACTTGGCTGAGTCAATGGCAACAACAATTTGCAGCACAACAAATTCCTTGTTTAAGATCCCCTGCGGTTCATCACCCAGATCCTAATCCCCATCAATTAAGAACCTTTGCTGAACATCGGCATCATGAACTGTTCCCTCCCTATGATAGACCAGGTACGAAGCTATTTCATGATTTTTGTGATGAAGTTATTCGTCGCTGGAAGTTAGAAGATAAAGTTTATCGGGGCAAAGTCGTAGACATTTTACCCATTAAACGTGCTTTGCATCCTCGGTTTCAATTGGTTTTAGATACGGAAGAAACCATTATGACTCGTAGAGTGGTATTGGCTACGGGAAGTGGGAAAATGCAGTTTCCTGACTGGGTAGAAAAGATTCCGCTCAATTATCCTTCAGAGACATTGTGTCATTCTCAACAGGTAAATCTCAACCAACTTAAGTTAACAGGAGAAAGGATATTAATTGTTGGTGGTGGTTTAAGTAGCGGACATTTAGCTAAAGGTGCAATAAATTTAGGTGCAACTGTTACTTTGATGACGAGAAAGCAGTTACAAGAAAAAATTTTTGATGCTGCTCCTGGTTGGTTAGGGCCAAAATATCTTAAAGACTTTCACGCTGAAACTGATTGGTATGTTCGTTATCAGCAAATACAGCAAGCACGTAATGGTGGTTCAATGACTCCTGAAATGATGCTGCAATTAAGAAAGGCATCTCATGAAGGTAAAATACAAATTGAAGAATGCTGTCAAGTTAGAGAGGCACATTGGCAAAATAATCTTTGGCAGGTTGGTTGTCACGATGGAAACAAGCATCAGTTTGATCGTATTTGGTTAGCTACTGGTACAACATTCAACACAAAAGAGCATCCCCTATTGCAAAACGTACTGGAGACTTATCCGACAGAAATCGTTAACGGTTTGCCGGTACTAGATGAACATTTACGTCTGCCTAAGTCCAACTTTTTTATTATGGGTGGTTTAGCTGCTTTACAAATTGGCCCTGTTGCTAGAAATATTCATGGTGGGAAAATGGCTTGTCGACGTATTGTACCAGCCATTATTAAACCTAGTTTGGCCATTGGATGA